The nucleotide sequence GGAGCTCCGGACGACCGTCTGGGCGCTGTCCCGGTCGCCTTCTTCACCGGCGATCCGGCTCCAGCCGGGGAGCTGGAAGCTCTGTGCCGGGACCACCTGGCGCCCTACAAGGTGCCGGTGGCTTTCCACCATGTGCGCCAGCTGCCTCGAAACGAGACGGGCAAGGTGCTGCGGGCCGACCTCGTCTCACAGGCGATCGTCGAGCCCTAGCTCGGGCGGGACCCAGCTCGGCTGCCGTCTCTCCTTGAAGGCCAGGTATCCCTCGCGCGCCTCGGGACCCCGCACACTGGCGGCCATTCCTATGCGGTCGTACAGGCCGTAGTAACCATCCAGGGTGCGCTTGACGTCATTGCGAGCGCCCGGTGCCGTGCGCGCGCATGCAATGAGCACCTCGGTCGCCGCGTCGAGGAGCTCTTCGTGCGGTACGACACGGGACACCAGACCCCACTCCACCGCCTCGCTGGCACCCAGCCTGCGTCCGGTGAACATCAGGTCCCGGGTGCGGGCCGGACCGACCTGGCGGCAGAGAATCTGTGCGTAGTGCGTGTCGGCGATCCCTCGGTACAGCTCGGGCACCCGGAACGTTGCTCGATCACTGACGACGGCGACGTCGCTCAACATGGCGATGACGAGCCCCCCGCCCTGACAGATCCCGTTCACGGCGGATACCACGGGCTTGCGGGCCTGGCGGAGGGCGTCGAAGGGCAGGACCTCCATGTGCAGGAGGCGCGAGAGGTCGGCCCAATCGTCCTCGTTGGACCCGCCGAGGTCCCCCCCGGGGATGAAGACGTCTCCCGTACCGGTGATGAGCAACCCCGCCAGGCCGTCGTCGGCGTCGACATGGTTGGAGGCGTATCG is from Acidimicrobiales bacterium and encodes:
- a CDS encoding enoyl-CoA hydratase/isomerase family protein, which gives rise to MEDSPQSGPPRGDWLGTEYLRFERHGPFGRCIVDRPASRNAMTPAMYFGVRYASNHVDADDGLAGLLITGTGDVFIPGGDLGGSNEDDWADLSRLLHMEVLPFDALRQARKPVVSAVNGICQGGGLVIAMLSDVAVVSDRATFRVPELYRGIADTHYAQILCRQVGPARTRDLMFTGRRLGASEAVEWGLVSRVVPHEELLDAATEVLIACARTAPGARNDVKRTLDGYYGLYDRIGMAASVRGPEAREGYLAFKERRQPSWVPPELGLDDRL